A single window of Jiangella alkaliphila DNA harbors:
- a CDS encoding DUF624 domain-containing protein, protein MAEVEIGGRFGRLYGFLDWPARLDALNVLWLLGVLAGLVLFGLAPATAALYAVLRAYVLDRSPRLWHDYWAAWRASLRSSQVVLGLPILTVWVVVFYLLLSRSTPFAVGMAVLAAGYLATLLQLPAVVAHVDLPVVRSWQVTAEVAWRRPLVTVAVAVLVVGLAVGGWLTTPAAVPLFFPALPALIATVTVHRGLADSPPRTPS, encoded by the coding sequence ATGGCTGAGGTCGAGATCGGCGGCCGGTTCGGCCGCCTCTACGGGTTCCTCGACTGGCCCGCGCGGCTGGACGCGCTGAACGTGCTGTGGCTGCTCGGCGTGCTGGCCGGGCTGGTGCTGTTCGGCCTGGCCCCGGCTACGGCCGCCCTGTACGCGGTGCTGCGGGCCTACGTGCTGGACCGGTCGCCGCGGCTGTGGCACGACTACTGGGCTGCCTGGCGGGCGTCGCTGCGCTCGTCGCAGGTCGTGCTCGGGCTGCCGATCCTGACCGTGTGGGTGGTGGTGTTCTACCTGCTGCTGTCGCGGTCGACGCCGTTCGCCGTCGGGATGGCCGTGCTGGCCGCCGGGTACCTCGCGACGCTGCTCCAGCTGCCCGCCGTCGTCGCGCACGTCGACCTGCCGGTGGTGCGGTCGTGGCAGGTCACGGCCGAGGTAGCGTGGCGCCGGCCGCTGGTGACGGTGGCCGTGGCGGTTCTGGTCGTGGGGCTTGCGGTGGGCGGCTGGCTCACGACGCCGGCCGCCGTCCCGCTCTTCTTCCCCGCCCTGCCCGCCCTGATCGCCACCGTCACCGTCCACCGCGGCCTGGCCGACTCACCGCCGCGGACCCCGAGTTGA
- a CDS encoding SDR family NAD(P)-dependent oxidoreductase: protein MRVVLVGASTPIGGAVADRFAAAGGRVVGISLEPSGSAPLAADLTADCSVPAQASAAVAEAAGVLGGIDVLVPAAGAMPVAPAHRTTDEQWRLALAACLDTFFLTARAALPRLVDGGGSIVAVSSVNGFLAAPWLPGYAAAKGGVDGLVRQLALDYARSGVRVNAVAPGLVGGEQYADAEAGYPIGRTIRPDEVAAAVEFLAGPAASAITGVVLPVDGGLSIASPAAFARPDLRARLEGDG, encoded by the coding sequence GTGAGAGTCGTCCTCGTCGGCGCCTCGACGCCGATCGGCGGCGCCGTCGCCGACCGGTTCGCGGCCGCCGGCGGCCGGGTCGTGGGCATCTCGCTGGAGCCGTCGGGCAGCGCGCCGCTGGCGGCGGACCTGACCGCCGACTGCAGCGTCCCCGCGCAGGCCTCGGCGGCGGTCGCCGAGGCGGCCGGCGTCCTCGGCGGCATCGACGTCCTCGTGCCGGCGGCCGGCGCGATGCCGGTGGCGCCCGCGCACCGGACCACCGACGAGCAGTGGCGGCTGGCCCTGGCCGCCTGCCTCGACACGTTCTTCCTGACCGCGCGCGCCGCGCTGCCGCGGCTGGTCGACGGCGGCGGCTCCATCGTCGCGGTCTCGTCGGTCAACGGGTTCCTCGCCGCGCCCTGGCTGCCGGGCTACGCGGCGGCCAAGGGCGGCGTCGACGGCCTGGTGCGCCAACTGGCCCTCGACTACGCGCGCTCCGGCGTGCGCGTCAACGCCGTCGCGCCCGGCCTGGTGGGCGGCGAGCAGTACGCCGACGCCGAGGCGGGCTACCCCATCGGGCGGACCATCCGGCCGGACGAGGTCGCGGCGGCGGTGGAGTTCCTCGCCGGCCCGGCGGCCTCGGCCATCACCGGCGTCGTCCTGCCGGTCGACGGCGGGCTGTCGATCGCCTCGCCGGCGGCGTTCGCCCGGCCGGACCTGCGGGCCCGGCTGGAGGGCGATGGCTGA
- a CDS encoding dihydrodipicolinate synthase family protein has product MTHSVHGLVPILATPFLPDGTLDRPGLRRLVEFQLTSGVDGVAVFGMASEGFALTLTERQLILRDVREVVADAVPVVAGVNGTSSVTALEQAREAADGGADALMVLPPFMVKPGPDQLVEFYGLVGEFAASADTEVMVQDAPGVTGVAMSAALIVELSKLDGVTSVKVEAPPTVPKVGAVADAIGDEDEFAVLGGQNAQFVLDEYARGSIGTMPACEFPDLLAPVLAAWNAGDRAGARAAFTRLLPLIVHGLQQGIAWAVHKEVLVRRGIIEHTTVRLPAKTLDAGGRSLLDEILAPLDLRAAR; this is encoded by the coding sequence ATGACCCACTCCGTCCACGGCCTGGTGCCGATCCTGGCCACTCCCTTCCTCCCCGACGGCACACTCGACCGGCCGGGGCTGCGGCGGCTGGTGGAGTTCCAGCTGACCAGCGGCGTCGACGGCGTCGCGGTGTTCGGCATGGCCAGCGAGGGGTTCGCCCTGACGCTGACGGAGCGCCAGCTCATCCTGCGCGACGTCCGCGAGGTGGTCGCCGACGCCGTCCCGGTCGTCGCGGGCGTCAACGGCACCTCGTCGGTCACCGCGCTCGAGCAGGCCCGCGAGGCCGCCGACGGCGGCGCCGACGCGCTCATGGTGCTGCCGCCGTTCATGGTCAAGCCCGGCCCGGACCAGCTCGTGGAGTTCTACGGGCTGGTCGGCGAGTTCGCGGCGTCGGCGGATACCGAGGTGATGGTCCAGGACGCGCCCGGGGTCACCGGCGTCGCGATGTCGGCGGCGCTGATCGTCGAGCTGAGCAAGCTCGACGGCGTCACGTCCGTCAAGGTCGAGGCCCCGCCGACGGTGCCCAAGGTCGGCGCGGTCGCCGACGCCATCGGCGACGAGGACGAGTTCGCCGTCCTGGGCGGCCAGAACGCCCAGTTCGTCCTCGACGAGTACGCCCGCGGCTCCATCGGCACCATGCCCGCCTGCGAGTTCCCCGACCTGCTGGCGCCGGTCCTGGCCGCCTGGAACGCGGGCGACCGGGCCGGGGCGCGGGCGGCGTTCACGCGGCTGCTGCCGCTGATCGTGCACGGGCTGCAGCAGGGCATAGCCTGGGCGGTGCACAAGGAGGTGCTGGTGCGCCGCGGCATCATCGAACACACCACCGTCCGGCTGCCGGCCAAGACGCTCGACGCCGGCGGGCGGTCCCTGCTCGACGAGATCCTGGCCCCGCTGGACCTGCGGGCCGCTCGGTGA
- a CDS encoding carbohydrate ABC transporter permease gives MSVTTSTRPSRPVAAPDQPGRKRRRRSPRDRLGPRVSAWVAIVVFGGFALLPAYWLLATSLSPQDQVFQYPPSFFPTDITFEHYADLADDPDLFRYLVNSVIVSVVTAVLSVLVSAYMGYSFSKFRYRGRRSLMYLVLSSQMFPQALLLVTLYAVFSAYGLLNSYAALILSFTTFTLPLCVWMLKGFFDTIPDELIEAARVDGASRMRIIHSVVLPLSAPGLVAAGLFAFVRGWNDFIFALTLAGPDKQTLPPGLVNTFVGEAQTAWPQLMAASLVVSLPVVIGFIVLQRYLVGGITAGAVKG, from the coding sequence GTGAGCGTGACCACGTCCACCCGCCCGTCCCGGCCGGTCGCCGCACCTGACCAGCCCGGCCGGAAGCGGCGGCGGCGCTCGCCGCGCGACCGGCTCGGGCCGCGCGTGTCGGCCTGGGTGGCCATCGTCGTGTTCGGCGGGTTCGCGCTGCTGCCGGCCTACTGGCTGCTGGCGACCTCGCTGAGCCCGCAGGACCAGGTGTTCCAGTACCCGCCGTCGTTCTTCCCCACCGACATCACGTTCGAGCACTACGCCGACCTTGCCGACGACCCGGACCTGTTCCGCTACCTCGTGAACAGCGTCATCGTCTCGGTCGTCACGGCGGTGCTCAGCGTCCTGGTGTCGGCCTACATGGGCTACTCGTTCTCGAAGTTCCGCTATCGCGGCCGGCGCTCGCTGATGTACCTGGTGCTGTCGTCGCAGATGTTCCCGCAGGCCCTGCTGCTGGTCACGCTGTACGCGGTGTTCAGCGCGTACGGCCTGCTCAACAGCTACGCCGCGCTGATCCTGTCGTTCACGACGTTCACCCTCCCGCTGTGCGTCTGGATGCTCAAGGGGTTCTTCGACACCATCCCCGACGAGCTGATCGAGGCCGCACGGGTCGACGGTGCGTCCCGGATGCGCATCATCCACTCCGTGGTCCTGCCGCTGTCGGCGCCGGGCCTGGTGGCCGCCGGCCTGTTCGCGTTCGTCCGCGGCTGGAACGACTTCATCTTCGCTCTCACCCTGGCCGGCCCGGACAAGCAGACGCTGCCGCCCGGCCTGGTGAACACGTTCGTCGGCGAGGCCCAGACGGCCTGGCCGCAACTCATGGCGGCGTCCCTGGTCGTGTCGCTGCCCGTCGTCATCGGCTTCATCGTCCTGCAGCGCTATCTCGTCGGCGGCATCACCGCCGGCGCGGTCAAGGGCTGA
- a CDS encoding carbohydrate ABC transporter permease, protein MGDGAFAVALTLPGLALLVAVVLYPLVSALVTAFFEQSLVLPGREFVGLENIQAVLENDFWRIFRQTLVFTIGSTLAPFVIGFGLALALNSGLPGQKVFRGVFLVPWLVPGVIVSFLWMWIFNANYGVANGLLEGLGIIDEPHAWLAEPGTAMAAVIIAKTWASFPWMMVMLLAGLQTVPPELHEAAEVDGAGTIRRFFSITLPHLKGIVGLVLLLEFIWNFQHFDIIYVLTGGGPAGTTQTFATSVYETAFRGFDLGRAGALGLLWMLILLVLVVIYVRFSERGEQE, encoded by the coding sequence ATCGGTGACGGCGCGTTCGCGGTCGCGCTGACCCTGCCTGGCCTGGCTCTCCTCGTGGCCGTGGTGCTCTATCCGCTCGTGTCGGCGCTGGTCACCGCGTTCTTCGAGCAGAGCCTGGTGCTCCCCGGGCGGGAGTTCGTGGGGCTGGAGAACATCCAGGCCGTCCTCGAGAACGACTTCTGGCGGATCTTCCGGCAGACGCTCGTGTTCACCATCGGCAGTACGCTGGCGCCGTTCGTCATCGGCTTCGGCCTGGCGCTGGCGTTGAACTCCGGGCTGCCCGGGCAGAAGGTCTTCCGCGGCGTCTTCCTGGTGCCGTGGCTGGTGCCCGGCGTCATCGTGTCCTTCCTCTGGATGTGGATCTTCAACGCCAACTACGGCGTGGCGAACGGGCTGCTGGAAGGGCTCGGGATCATCGACGAGCCGCACGCGTGGCTGGCCGAGCCCGGCACCGCGATGGCCGCGGTCATCATCGCCAAGACCTGGGCGAGCTTCCCCTGGATGATGGTCATGCTGCTGGCCGGCCTGCAGACGGTGCCGCCCGAGCTGCACGAGGCGGCCGAGGTCGACGGCGCCGGAACCATCAGGCGGTTCTTCTCCATCACGCTGCCGCACCTGAAGGGCATCGTCGGGCTGGTGCTGCTGCTGGAGTTCATCTGGAACTTCCAGCACTTCGACATCATCTACGTGCTCACCGGCGGCGGCCCGGCCGGCACCACGCAGACGTTCGCGACGTCGGTCTACGAGACCGCGTTCCGGGGCTTCGACCTCGGCCGGGCCGGCGCACTCGGCCTGCTGTGGATGCTCATCCTGCTGGTGCTGGTCGTCATCTACGTCCGCTTCTCCGAACGAGGTGAGCAGGAGTGA
- a CDS encoding 3-deoxy-7-phosphoheptulonate synthase, protein MSEPQSPTGDLRITGFQPLISPAGLLAELPMDEEHAALVRSSRAEVRRIMAGDDDRLLVVVGPCSVHDPVAALDYARRLRPVADELRDDLAVVMRVYFEKPRTTVGWKGLINDPGLDGTFDVPRGLRMARELLFEVLGAGLPVGCEFLEPISPQYIADTVSWGAIGARTPESQVHRQLASGLSMPVGFKNATSGDVQAAIDGCTAAAHGHVFFGVDHDGRAAAVSTAGNPDCHVILRGGSAGPNYAPEHVRDALALLHKAQLPERLVIDASHGNSGKDHERQAVVAREIAAQVAAGQRGIGGVMLESFLVAGRQDLASTPLVYGQSVTDACMSWETTEVLLGDLAAAVRARRDAVPA, encoded by the coding sequence ATGTCCGAGCCCCAGTCCCCCACCGGCGACCTGCGCATCACCGGGTTCCAGCCGCTCATCTCGCCGGCCGGCCTGCTCGCCGAGCTGCCGATGGACGAGGAGCACGCCGCGCTCGTGCGGTCCAGCCGGGCCGAGGTCCGCCGCATCATGGCCGGCGACGACGACCGCCTCCTGGTGGTCGTCGGCCCGTGCTCGGTGCACGACCCGGTGGCGGCGCTCGACTACGCCCGCCGGCTGCGGCCGGTGGCCGACGAGCTGCGCGACGACCTCGCCGTCGTCATGCGGGTGTACTTCGAGAAGCCGCGCACGACGGTGGGCTGGAAGGGCCTGATCAACGACCCCGGCCTCGACGGGACGTTCGACGTGCCGCGCGGCCTGCGCATGGCCCGCGAGCTGCTGTTCGAGGTGCTCGGGGCGGGGCTGCCGGTGGGCTGCGAGTTCCTCGAGCCGATCAGCCCGCAGTACATCGCCGACACCGTCTCGTGGGGCGCCATCGGGGCGCGCACGCCGGAGAGCCAGGTGCACCGCCAGCTCGCGTCCGGCCTGTCCATGCCGGTCGGCTTCAAGAACGCCACCAGCGGCGACGTCCAGGCCGCCATCGACGGCTGCACAGCGGCCGCCCACGGCCACGTCTTCTTCGGCGTCGACCACGACGGCCGCGCGGCCGCCGTCAGCACCGCCGGCAACCCCGACTGCCACGTCATCCTGCGCGGCGGCAGCGCCGGCCCGAACTACGCGCCCGAGCACGTCCGCGACGCGCTGGCGCTGCTGCACAAGGCGCAGCTGCCCGAGCGTCTGGTCATCGACGCCAGCCACGGCAACAGCGGCAAGGACCACGAGCGCCAGGCGGTCGTGGCCCGCGAGATCGCCGCGCAGGTCGCGGCCGGCCAGCGCGGCATCGGCGGCGTCATGCTGGAGAGCTTCCTCGTGGCCGGCCGGCAGGACCTCGCGAGCACGCCGCTGGTCTACGGCCAGAGCGTCACCGACGCGTGCATGAGCTGGGAGACGACCGAGGTCCTGCTCGGCGACCTGGCGGCCGCCGTCCGCGCCCGACGCGACGCCGTCCCGGCCTGA
- a CDS encoding mandelate racemase/muconate lactonizing enzyme family protein — protein MLIRDIETFVVKLRSDEAYLGALRDGSDIGPAYTVREPWRSLYSDRFEALLVKVTAEDGTSGWGEALAPVAPEVPAAVVDLLLAPILRGMDATRPRPAWSRLRDLMRERGHLVGHQADALAAVDIALWDLAGRLSGRSVADLLGGAFRDHLPVYVSGLPRTTDDERAALAADWVARGATAVKLHLGHGVEADLATVDAIRAAAPSLRIAVDAHWVYSVTDAGRLAAGLAERGAWFLEAPLAPEDLAGHAELARTSPVPIAVGEALRNRYEFGQWFDARALRIAQPDVGRTGITEAMVVAELAAARHLPVAPHHSTGLAVALAAGLHVSAAVESLEVFEYQPRSTDVGQRILRHPIASGPGGFPLPAGPGLGIDVDEETIRTLAEESRTR, from the coding sequence CGCTGCGCGACGGCAGCGACATCGGTCCCGCGTACACCGTCCGTGAGCCGTGGCGCAGCCTCTACTCGGATCGGTTCGAGGCGCTCCTGGTCAAGGTGACGGCGGAGGACGGGACGTCCGGGTGGGGTGAGGCACTGGCGCCGGTCGCGCCCGAGGTGCCGGCGGCGGTCGTCGACCTGCTGCTCGCGCCGATCCTGCGGGGGATGGACGCCACCCGGCCGCGGCCGGCGTGGTCGAGGCTGCGCGACCTCATGCGCGAGCGCGGTCATCTGGTGGGGCACCAGGCCGACGCTCTGGCCGCCGTCGACATCGCCCTCTGGGACCTGGCCGGGCGCCTCAGCGGGCGCTCCGTGGCCGACCTGCTCGGCGGCGCCTTCCGCGACCACCTGCCGGTCTACGTCTCCGGGCTGCCCCGGACCACCGACGACGAGCGGGCCGCGCTGGCCGCCGACTGGGTCGCCCGCGGCGCCACCGCGGTCAAGCTGCACCTCGGCCACGGCGTCGAGGCCGACCTCGCCACCGTCGACGCCATCCGCGCGGCCGCACCGTCGCTGCGGATCGCCGTCGACGCGCACTGGGTCTACTCGGTCACCGACGCCGGCCGGCTCGCCGCCGGCCTGGCCGAGCGGGGCGCCTGGTTCCTGGAGGCGCCGCTCGCGCCCGAGGACCTCGCCGGGCACGCCGAGCTCGCCCGCACGTCGCCGGTCCCGATCGCCGTCGGCGAGGCGCTGCGCAACCGTTACGAGTTCGGCCAGTGGTTCGACGCCCGGGCGCTGCGGATCGCGCAGCCCGACGTCGGCCGCACCGGCATCACCGAGGCGATGGTCGTCGCCGAACTCGCGGCCGCCCGGCACCTGCCGGTCGCGCCGCACCACTCCACCGGACTCGCGGTCGCCCTGGCCGCCGGCCTGCACGTCAGCGCCGCGGTGGAGAGCCTCGAGGTGTTCGAGTACCAGCCCAGATCCACCGACGTCGGCCAGCGCATTCTGCGGCACCCGATCGCGTCCGGCCCCGGCGGCTTCCCGCTGCCGGCCGGTCCGGGTCTCGGGATCGACGTCGACGAGGAAACCATCCGCACGCTCGCCGAGGAGTCCCGAACCAGATGA
- a CDS encoding ABC transporter substrate-binding protein, which produces MGLGAGAVGFGGLAACAPSADDDSNTSGGSSSTPTSGGEAQDFSFASWSLSEEAPKPVIEGLVGAFAGDAGVSIAPVTYPYNEYLNQLTLQIRGGQFSGAAQVDVAWLGALAALGKLTDLSSFTEGRGYTDAALQAGQYEGTQYGLPWTIGAIGLVTNTELLQQAGVTTAPTTIEDFEAMLRELQGLGDGIVPYAASTKVAQLKDILIWMQTFGSPLIEDGQVTIGDDASVEAVTWYKRLYDDGLIAPDVDRFDARALFSQGRAVMYDDAIIGKSAVVRESPDPDFAAKLDPIARPVVQDGDDPRALFWGHAIVVVDGDGSGTAAEFAQWVTSDEATTVDFFEQLGLPPTTQAALDSDVVTGDTFTAAFSERVTATATVNPFWQFPQYAQMESAVAEQVQAVLVGSSSPADAMAAAGEAVQGLI; this is translated from the coding sequence ATGGGCCTGGGCGCGGGCGCCGTCGGCTTCGGCGGCCTGGCCGCCTGCGCGCCGTCGGCGGACGACGACAGCAACACCAGCGGCGGCTCCAGCAGCACGCCCACCAGCGGCGGTGAGGCGCAGGACTTCTCCTTCGCGTCATGGTCGCTGAGCGAAGAGGCGCCCAAGCCGGTCATCGAGGGCCTGGTCGGCGCGTTCGCGGGCGACGCCGGCGTCTCGATCGCGCCGGTCACCTACCCCTACAACGAGTACCTCAACCAGCTGACGCTGCAGATCCGCGGCGGGCAGTTCAGCGGCGCGGCGCAGGTCGACGTCGCCTGGCTGGGCGCCCTGGCCGCCCTGGGCAAGCTGACCGACCTGAGCTCGTTCACCGAGGGCCGCGGCTACACCGACGCCGCCCTGCAGGCCGGGCAGTACGAGGGCACGCAGTACGGCCTGCCCTGGACCATCGGCGCCATCGGCCTGGTCACCAACACCGAGCTGCTGCAGCAGGCCGGCGTCACCACCGCGCCGACCACCATCGAGGACTTCGAGGCGATGCTGCGCGAGCTGCAGGGCCTCGGCGACGGCATCGTGCCCTACGCGGCGTCGACCAAGGTGGCGCAGCTCAAGGACATCCTCATCTGGATGCAGACGTTCGGCAGCCCGCTGATCGAGGACGGCCAGGTCACCATCGGCGACGACGCCAGCGTCGAGGCCGTCACCTGGTACAAGCGCCTCTACGACGACGGCCTGATCGCGCCGGACGTCGACCGCTTCGACGCCCGCGCGCTGTTCAGCCAGGGCCGGGCCGTCATGTACGACGACGCCATCATCGGCAAGAGCGCGGTCGTGCGCGAGTCGCCCGACCCCGACTTCGCCGCCAAGCTCGACCCGATCGCGCGGCCGGTCGTGCAGGACGGCGACGACCCGCGGGCGCTGTTCTGGGGCCACGCGATCGTCGTGGTCGACGGCGACGGCTCGGGCACCGCGGCGGAGTTCGCGCAGTGGGTCACCTCCGACGAGGCGACCACGGTCGACTTCTTCGAGCAGCTGGGCCTGCCGCCGACGACCCAGGCGGCCCTGGACTCCGACGTCGTCACCGGCGATACGTTCACCGCCGCGTTCAGCGAGCGGGTCACCGCGACCGCCACCGTGAACCCGTTCTGGCAGTTCCCGCAGTACGCCCAGATGGAGTCGGCCGTCGCCGAGCAGGTGCAGGCCGTGCTCGTGGGCAGCTCGTCGCCGGCCGACGCCATGGCCGCGGCGGGCGAGGCGGTCCAGGGCCTGATCTGA